From a region of the Deltaproteobacteria bacterium genome:
- a CDS encoding XRE family transcriptional regulator, giving the protein MKLKLTRSSGNVFMDLGFPPEEAEHLKIRSDLMIELCKAIKARGLKQADAAKMLGVTQPRISDLFQGKIDLFSIDTLVDMLAHAGIRIKLVATSPKGKQKVA; this is encoded by the coding sequence ATGAAATTGAAACTCACACGCTCAAGCGGGAACGTTTTCATGGATCTTGGCTTCCCTCCAGAGGAAGCCGAGCATCTTAAGATTCGATCGGATCTGATGATCGAACTTTGTAAAGCCATCAAGGCCCGGGGCTTGAAGCAGGCCGATGCGGCCAAGATGCTTGGAGTCACCCAACCCCGCATCAGCGATCTCTTCCAGGGCAAAATCGATCTTTTTAGCATAGATACCCTTGTCGACATGCTTGCTCACGCCGGCATCCGTATCAAATTGGTGGCAACTTCCCCCAAGGGTAAGCAAAAAGTCGCCTAA